One Ahaetulla prasina isolate Xishuangbanna chromosome 1, ASM2864084v1, whole genome shotgun sequence DNA window includes the following coding sequences:
- the WDR35 gene encoding WD repeat-containing protein 35, producing MFVYLSKKITIPGNVRLRSICWSKDQGYIACGGEDGLLKVLKLETKTDEAKLKGLAAPSNLSMNQTLEGHTGAVQVVTWNEQYQKLTSSDEHGLIIVWMLYKGAWYEEMINNRNKSVVRSMRWNADGQKICIIYEDGAVIVGSVDGNRIWGKDLKVQLHHVAWSPDGRTLLFGMANGEIHIYDKNGTFMMKMKMNCLVNVTGAFSIAGIHWYPGTEGYVEPDCPCLAICFDNGRCQIMRHENDQNPVLIDASLSVVSIQWNHCGNVLAIAGVQKIPVQDKDINVVQFYSPFGEHLRTLKIPGKQVSALSWEGGGLKIALAVDQCIYFANIRPDYKWGYCTNTVVYAYTRPDRPEYCVVFWDIKNNEKYLKFVKSLISITTCGDFCILATKADENQLQYVLVLCNSIGTPLDPKYIDIAPLFVTMTKTQVIAASKEAFYIWQYRVDKKLTAMEINQVARTRKEGKERIYHVDDSPSGAGDGALDYAKVLQGTRDPICAITASDKTLIIGRESGTIQSYRLPNVGLIRKYILNCRPYQMSLNCKSSRLAIIDMLGLLTFFDLDTRVTDGSGSQGVGEQLKLERRDVWDMKWAKDNPDLFAMMEKTRMYVFRNLDPEEPIQTSGYICNFEDLEIKSVLLDEILKNPEHPNKDCIIHFDIRSLRDAQAIVKEAGIAESSQFIEENSHPRLWRLLAETALQKLDLHTAEQAFVRYKNYQGIKFVKRLHNLQSEALRQAEVAVYFGKFEEAERMYLDMDRRDLAVDLRMKLGNGFRVVQLLQTGSGHGDDSLLEQAHNEIGEYFADRQKWANAVPYFVQGRNHERLAECYYMLEDYQALENLANSLPENNKLLPDISHKFVTVGMCEQAVAAFLKCNRPKDAVDVCVNLNQWSKAVELAKEHNMKEIGSLLARYASQLLEKNKPLDAVELYRKANYFFDAAKLMFKIADEEAKKRTKPLRVKKLYVMSALLVEQYHEQIKNSQREKVKGKTSEATSALAGLLEEDVLSTDSRLIDNAWRGAEAYHFFILAQRQLYEGYVDTAMKTALHLRDYEDIIPAVEIYSLLALCACANRAFGTCSKAFVKLESLENLNPDQKQQYEELALQIFTKHYPKDSKKSDLDGLLEEGEGKLPTCVATGRPITEYQFWMCNKCKHCVQAQEISNYNFCPFCHSSVAY from the exons GTGCTGTGCAAGTAGTGACATGGAATGAACAGTATCAAAAGCTAACTAGTAGTGACGAGCACGGACTTATTATAGTGTGGATGCTGTATAAAG GTGCTTGGTATGAGGAGATGATCAACAATAGAAATAAATCTGTGGTTAGAAGCATGAGATGGAATGCTGATGGGCAGAAAATTTGCATCATATATGAAGATGGTGCTGTAATTGTTGGTTCTGTGGATG GAAATCGTATTTGGGGAAAGGATTTAAAAGTACAACTTCACCATGTTGCATGGTCTCCAGATGGTAGAACTCTACTCTTTGGAATGGCCAATGGAGAAATACATATTTATGACAAAAATGGGACTTTTATG atgaaaatgaaaatgaactgTTTGGTGAATGTAACTGGAGCATTCAGCATTGCAGGAATCCATTGGTACCCAGGAACTGAGGGCTATGTAGAACCAGATTGTCCTTGCCTTGCCATTTGTTTTGACAATGGAAGATGCCAAATAATGAGACATGAGAACGATCAAA aTCCTGTCTTAATTGATGCGTCTCTGAGTGTTGTGAGCATCCAGTGGAATCATTGTGGCAACGTGCTGGCTATTGCAGGCGTCCAGAAGATACCTGTGCAAGATAAAGATATAAACGTTGTGCAGTTCTATTCTCCATTTGGTGAG CATTTGCGTACGTTAAAGATTCCAGGGAAACAAGTATCGGCTTTATCTTGGGAAGGAGGCGGTTTAAAAATAGCATTAGCTGTTGATCAGtgtatttattttgcaaatattCGACCAGACTACAAG TGGGGTTATTGCACGAACACAGTAGTGTATGCATATACCCGACCTGACCGTCCAGAGTATTGTGTTGTCTTTTGGGAtataaaaaacaatgaaaagTATTTGAAATTTGTCAAGAGTTTAATCTCGATAACAACCTGTGGAGACTTCTGCATTCTGGCCACTAAAGCTGATGAAAATCAACTACag tATGTACTTGTGCTTTGTAATTCCATTGGCACACCCTTGGATCCAAAATATATAGATATTG CCCCACTGTTCGTTACAATGACCAAAACCCAAGTCATAGCAGCTTcaaaagaagcattttatatCTGGCAATACCGTGTAGACAAGAAACTCACAGCAATGGAAATTAATCAGGTAGCACGGACCAGAAAAGAAGGCAAGGAAAG GATCTACCATGTGGATGATAGTCCTTCTGGAGCAGGTGATGGAGCTCTTGACTATGCTAAGGTCCTACAA GGAACAAGGGATCCTATTTGTGCAATAACTGCATCGGATAAGACACTGATTATT GGAAGAGAATCTGgcaccattcagagttacaggcTCCCCAATGTTGGTTTAATTCGAAAATATATCCTAAACTGTCGGCCCTACCAAATGTCTTTGAATTGCAAGTCTAG TCGTCTAGCGATCATAGATATGTTAGGATTGCTGACTTTTTTTGACTTGGATACAAGAGTAACTGATGGTTCAGGAAGCCAAGGAGTCGGTGAACAACTCAAATTGGAACGTAGAGATGTCTGGGATATGAAATGGGCCAAAGACAATCCAGATTTGTTTGCCATGATGGAGAAAACAAGGATGTATGTGTTTAGAAACCTGGATCCTGAG GAGCCCATTCAAACTTCTGGATATATTTGCAACTTTGAAGATTTAGAAATCAAATCTGTCTTATTGGATGAAATATTAAag AATCCTGAACACCCTAATAAGGACTGCATAATACATTTTGATATTAGATCACTACGAGATGCTCAGGCAATTGTTAAAGAGGCAGGGATTGCAGAATCTTCTCAGTTCATTGAAGAAAATTCACATCCAAGGCTTTG GCGTCTACTGGCTGAAACAGCTCTCCAGAAACTTGATCTTCACACTGCTGAGCAAGCTTTTGTACGTTATAAAAATTACCAGGGTATTAAGTTTGTAAAACGCCTTCACAATCTCCAGAGTGAAGCACTTAGGCAAGCTGAAGTGGCAGTTTATTTTGGAAAATTTGAAGAAGCTGAAAGAATGTATTTGGACATGGATAGAAG AGATCTTGCAGTTGACCTACGAATGAAACTAGGCAATGGGTTTCGAGTAGTGCAGCTGTTGCAAACAGGCTCAGGCCATGGAGACGACAGCCTCCTTGAACAGGCACACAATGAAATTGGGGAGTACTTCGCTGATAGACAGAAATG GGCGAATGCGGTTCCCTACTTTGTACAAGGCAGAAACCATGAGCGTTTAGCTGAATGTTATTATATGCTGGAAGACTATCAAGCATTAGAAAATTTGGCTAACTCCCTTCCAGAAAATAACAAGTTGCTTCCA GATATAAGCCATAAATTTGTTACTGTGGGAATGTGTGAACAAGCTGTAGCTGCCTTTCTGAAATGTAACAGACCAAAGGATGCAGTAGATGTCTGTGTAAATCTCAACCAG TGGAGTAAAGCTGTTGAACTAGCTAAGGAACACAACATGAAAGAGATTGGTTCTCTTCTTGCTAGATATGCGTCTCAGTTATTGGAAAAGAATAAACCTCTTGATGCCGTTGAACTATATCGTAAAGCCAATTATTTCTTTGACGCTGCAAAACTTATGTTCAAG ATTGCAGATGAAGAAGCTAAAAAAAGAACCAAACCTTTACGGGTTAAAAAGCTATATGTCATGTCGGCTTTACTTGTTGAACAATACCATGAACAAATAAAAAATTCGCAGAGAGAAAAAGTCAAAGGAAAGACTTCAGAG GCTACTTCAGCCCTAGCTGGCTTGCTAGAAGAAGATGTTCTCTCCACAGACAGTCGCCTGATCGATAATGCTTGGCGAGGAGCTGAGGCTTACCATTTTTTCATACTTGCCCAAAGGCAGCTGTATGAAGGTTATGTGGATACAGCAATGAAAACAG CTCTTCACTTGAGGGATTACGAAGACATTATTCCTGCAGTAGAAATCTATTCCCTATTGGCTCTGTGTGCGTGCGCTAACAGAGCATTCGGTACCTGTTCAAAAGCCTTTGTTAAACTGGAATCTTTAGAAAATCTTAATCCTGACCAGAAGCAGCAATATGAAGAGCTTGCCCTGCAAATATTCACAAAACACTATCCTAAAGATAGCAAAAAGTCAGACTTGGATGGTCTTCTTGAAGA GGGAGAAGGAAAGCTTCCAACCTGTGTTGCTACAGGAAGGCCCATTACAGAATATCAGTTTTGGATGTGCAATAAATGCAAGCACTGTGTCCAAGCTCAAGAAATCAGCAACTATAATTTCTGCCCATTCTGTCACAGTTCAGTGGCCTATTAA